One part of the Nocardioides zeae genome encodes these proteins:
- a CDS encoding pilus assembly protein TadG-related protein: protein MIRRSAGRRDQRGQTTLMIVGFAGVLFMLLAVVVDASAAYLQRQGLATIADGAALAGADAGATGEEVYEGGFADDGRARQGTEAAEAAVAAYLADVDAHRRYPGLTFTTRVADGSVEVLVSAPLDLPLQLPGGPGDTPVTASGSAALQLG, encoded by the coding sequence GTGATCCGCCGCTCGGCGGGCCGCCGCGACCAGCGCGGCCAGACGACGCTGATGATCGTCGGCTTCGCCGGCGTCCTCTTCATGCTCCTGGCGGTCGTGGTGGACGCCTCCGCGGCGTACCTGCAGCGCCAGGGCCTCGCGACCATCGCCGACGGTGCGGCCCTGGCCGGCGCGGATGCCGGGGCGACGGGGGAGGAGGTCTACGAGGGCGGGTTCGCCGACGACGGCCGGGCCCGGCAGGGCACCGAGGCGGCGGAGGCTGCGGTGGCGGCGTACCTCGCCGACGTCGACGCCCACCGCCGCTACCCGGGGCTCACCTTCACGACCCGGGTCGCCGACGGCAGTGTCGAGGTGCTCGTCTCCGCGCCGCTCGACCTCCCGCTGCAGCTGCCGGGCGGCCCGGGTGACACCCCGGTCACCGCGTCGGGGAGCGCCGCGCT
- a CDS encoding TadE family protein codes for MLVLAVLLPLFAGIVQVALVLHVRNTLTSAASEGARHAATYDHDLADGEQRTREEIARALAARFADEVRIEEHVVEGQPGVRVTVEATVPAFGLGGPAVSIRVRGHAVEEVVDGSGG; via the coding sequence CGGCATCGTGCAGGTCGCGCTCGTCCTGCACGTCCGCAACACGTTGACGTCCGCGGCGTCGGAGGGGGCGCGGCACGCGGCGACGTACGACCACGACCTCGCCGACGGCGAGCAGCGCACGCGTGAGGAGATCGCGCGTGCGCTGGCGGCACGGTTTGCGGACGAGGTGCGGATCGAGGAGCACGTCGTGGAGGGACAGCCCGGCGTGCGGGTGACCGTCGAGGCGACGGTCCCGGCGTTCGGCCTGGGCGGCCCCGCGGTGAGCATCCGGGTGCGGGGCCACGCCGTCGAGGAAGTGGTCGACGGGAGTGGTGGATGA